DNA sequence from the Acidobacteriota bacterium genome:
GGGCGCGCGCGCGCGCCCGGGTGTCGGCGAGGCCCCGTTCGACCACGAGCGCGTCGAGACGCGCGCGGCGGGTCACCGGGTGCGGCTCAGGACGCGTTCGGCGATCGTGGCGAGATGGCCCTGGAGGCTGGCCGCGTCGAGGGCGGCGCAGGCGGCCTCGACGGAGCGGGCGGCGAGCCGGCGCGACTCGTCGATGCCGAACAGCGCCGGGTACGTTGGCTTGTCGGCGGCGGCGTCCTTGCCCTTTGTCTTGCCGAGGTGCTCGGAGACTCCCTCGACATCGAGGATGTCGTCGACGATCTGGAACGCGAGGCCCACGTGGGTGGCGTAGGCGTCCACGGCGGCGACCGCGTCGTCGGCGCCGCCGCCGAGGGTGGCGCCTGCCACGGCGGCGGCACGGATCAATGCGCCGGTCTTCTTCGCATGCATGGTGCGGAGTCCGTCGGCATCCAGGGAGACGGCGCCTTTGCCGGTGGCCAGTAGATCGATCGCCTGTCCGCCCACCATTCCCTCCGCCCCAACCGCCTGCGCAATGCGGCCGATGGTTCGGAGCTTGCGGACGCGCAGGTCGTCGTCATGCGGTCCGTCGGCTGCCGGGTAGCGCGCCAGCACGCCGAACGCCTCGGTCAGCAGCGCGTCGCCGGCCAGCACGGCAATGCCTTCGCCGTAGACGACGTGCGCGGTTGGACGACCGCGCCGGAGCGTGTCGTCATCCATCGACGGCAGGTCGTCATGGATGAGCGAGTAGGTGTGGATCATTTCGACGGCGCAGCTGGCCGGGAGCACGGTGGCGTCGTCCGGCGCCATGCCGGCCGGGCACACGCTGTCGGCGGCGGCGAGGGTCAATAAGGGACGGAGGCGCTTGCCGCCGGCAAAGATGCTGTAGCGGACGGCCTCGGCGATCAGCGGCGGGCAGGCGGGGGGTATGGGCAGCAGCCGGTCGAGTTCGGCGTCGATCGCCGCGCGCGCCGACTGCGCGTACGTCCCGAAATCCTCCCGTGCGGCTGCTCGCACCATGGCTCGATCAGTCGTCGTCGCCGGCCGCGACCGCGTCGGGTGCTTCGAGCCCTTCCGGCGCCGGCCGCAGCTCGCCTCGCTCGTTAAGCAGTTCGATGCGCTTCTCCGCCGCTTCGAGCCGCTCGTGACAGTAACGGGAGAGCGTGATGCCCCGCTCGAACCGTTCCAGTGACTGCTCCAGGGTGAGCTGGCCGTCCTCGAGCGTCTGCACGATGGTCTCCAGCTCGGCGAGCGCCGATTCGAAGTCCTTGATGGTCGGGTCATCCATGTTGCGCACCCTCGCTGATTTCCCGCACACCGCAGCGCAATTCTCCTTCGTGCAGCGTGACGCGGACGGTCTCGCCGGCGCGGACGTCGCGAGCGCGGCGCACGATCGCGGTCCGGTCGTCATTCCAGCAGACGGCATAGCCGCGCGCCAGCACGGCGAGCGGACTGAGCGCGGCTAGCTGCGCCGCGACACGTTCGAGGCGGCGGCGGCCGCTCGCGGCCCGGCCTTCGGCGGCGCCGGCCAACCGTTCGGCCGCCAACGCCAGTGCGGCGCGGACCCGGGCGAGACGAACGCCGACATCGAGCTGGTCGAGCCGCTGGCGGAGTACCCGGGTCTGCCGGGCGCGCTCCGAGATCAGGTCGCGCGCGCCGTCGCCCAGCCGGTCCGTCAGCTCCTCGACCTGCCGATGGCGAAGTGTGATCCGCGCCGGCCAGGACGCCATTCCGGGGCTGGTCCGGGCCCGCTCCACGAGGTCGCGGCGGCGTCGAGCGGCGTCGCGCGCGGCTTGGACGAGGCGATCGGCGCCGCGCGCCACGCGCCCGTCAAGGTCCACCTTTCGTGCGACGACGATCTCCGCTGCGGCGGAGGGGGTGGGGGCCCGGATGTCCGCGACGAAGTCGGTGATCGTGAAGTCGGTTTCGTGGCCCACGGCCGAGATGACCGGCACCGGGCAGGCGGCGATGGCGCGCGCGAGCCTCTCGTCGTTGAACTCCCAGAGGTCTTCCGTCGAGCCGCCGCCCCGGCCGACGATGACGACATCGAGCCGCGAAACGCGGGCCAGCCGGTTGAGCGCCCCCACCAGCTCGGCCGCCGCACCGTCGCCCTGCACGCGGGCCGGGCTAATCACGACCTGTGCGGTCGGGAAGCGGCGTCGGAGCACCGTCAGAATGTCGCGGAGGGCCGCGCCGTCGAGCGACGTGACAACGCCGATTCGCCGCGGCAGCATCGGCAGGGCCCGTTTCCGCTCCGCGGCGAACAGGCCTTCCCGTTCGAGCCGCTGGCGAAGCTGATCGAAGGCGAGCTGCCGCGCGCCGACCCCCGCCGGCTCGAAGTGCTCGGCGACGAGCTGGTACTCGCCCTTCGGCTCGTAGACGGTGACGCGCCCGCGCGCGACCACGTGCAACCCGTCCTCCGGCTCGAACCGGAGAGTGTGGACCGCCGAGCGGAACATCACGCCGCGGATCTGCGCGTTCCCGTCCTTCAGCGTGAAGTAAACGTGGCCGGTCCGCCAGGGTCGGACGTTCGACAGCTCGCCTTCGACCCAGACGGTCGGGTAGGCCGACTCCAGCTTCCGGCGGATCTGGGTTGTCAGTTGGCTGACGGTCAGCACTTGCCGGCGCGGGCGCGATGCCGCGGCCGGCGCGATGGAGGGTGCGGGCGCCGCGTCATCGAACGGCAGGCGTTCGGTCATGACGGGGTGGTCTCCAGCGCGTCGACGTCGTCGGCCGACAGGTCGAGCCGTTCAATCGCCCGCGAGCGGCCCGTATCGTCGTCGGCGGTGACGAGTACGGCGTTCAACCTCGGATTCCCCCGCGCGGTCTCGAACTTCGCCGGCATACCGTCGAGAAAGCGCCTAATAGCCGGCCCCGGCTCGACGCCGATGATCGAGTCGTGCGGGCCGGTCATGCCGACGTCGGTCAGGTACGCCGTCCCCTTCGGCAGGATGCGTGCGTCGGCCGTCTGCACATGGGTGTGGGTTCCGACCACGGCGGTCACTTCGCCGTCGAGGTGCCACGCCAGGGCCTGCTTCTCCGATGTCGTCTCGGCGTGGAAGTCGACGAAGACGATCCGCGCCCCCTCGGCCCGGACGGCGGCGATCTCGTCGCGGACGACCCGAAACGGATTGTCGAGCGCGTTCATGAAGATGCGTCCCATGACGTTGACGACGCCTACCCGCACACCGGAGCCGGTGGTGGCGACGTAGCGCCCGCGCCCCGGGACGCCGTCCGGGTAGTTCGCGGGACGGAGCAGCCGGGGCTCGTCGTCGATGTAGTGAATCGCTTCCTTCTTGTCCCAGATGTGGTTGCCGCTCGTCATCACGTCGATGCCGTCGTCGCGGAGCGCCTCGGCGATCTCACGCGTGATCCCATTGCCACCGGCGGCATTCTCGACATTGGCGACCACCAGGTCGACGCCGTGGCGAACGACCAGCGGCGGTACCGCCTGACGGATGATCCGCCGTCCCGGCTTGCCGACGATATCGCCGATGAAGAGCAGGGTGGTCGACGCCATGCGCGCCACATGATCGCACATCGGATCGCGGATCGCCCCTGGCGGACCGATGAAAGAGGGACGTTCGCTTCGCAGGCGGCGCCGGATTCGCGTATCCTAGAAAACATGGCGAAGGAGGCGGTATCCGTGGACGAGGCGGCGAAACTGCCGGAGGATGAGGCGGTCGCCCTGGAGCAACCGGCGGCGGACGACACAGCGGCGTCCGACGCGGCAGCGGCCGGGACCGGGGCGGCGGAGGACAACCCGGAGCTGGCGGCGGAGGCGGAGCCTGGCGAGACCGCCCCGATCGAGAGCCGGTTCCTCTACGTGGATGTCGCCGCGCAGCGGGCGAAGCAGTTGCGGCGAGGCGCGGTGCCGAGGCTGGCTGACGTGCCGGCGCCCGATCTCGACAACCCGCATTCGGCCGGGCAGCGGCTGAAACTCGAGCGGGTCGCCATGCGCGAAGTGGACGCGGGGAAGATCGTTTATGAAGTGCCGACGGACGACGACACCGCGAAGGCGGACTGAACATCATGCCTGACACGAACGCCATCGCGGACGGCGCGATGCTGACGCTGATCGGCCTGGCGCTATCGACCGGGTTCCTGCTTGCTCTCTTCATCGGGTTCCTGGTGATTGCCGGCTTCACCAAGCTGCGGAAGATTGGTCCCAAGTCGCTTGTCGTGCGGAATCTCGTCGATCGAATGGAGGGCGAGCAGTTCCAGTACCTCGAGCCCGACGCGGTCACCGGCAATACGGATCAACTCCGCACTCCCGAGCTCCTCGAGCAACAGAACAAGCCGTCTTCGTAACGGTGCGCCGGCTTGGTGCGCCGGCGTTCACGCCGGCGCGTAGACACCCGCCTCTCGGTCGGCGCGCTCATGCGTCAGGCGTGAGGATGGGTTCGCCCGGGCGGGTCTTCTCGTACACGTCGGCGAGCCGCAGCAACGTCGCCTCGTCGAACGCCGGTCCGGTCAACTGCAATCCCACCGGCAGCCGTGCCCGCGTCAGCCCCGCGGGCACGCTGATCGCGGGCAATCCCGCCAGGTTGGCGCTCACCGTGAAGATGTCGCCCAGGTACATCGCCAGGGGATCCTCGATCCTCTCGCCGAGGCGAAATGCCGGTGTCGGCGTTGTCGGCATGGCGACCGCGTGCACGCCCGCTCCGGCGTCGCCGCCGTCGAATACCGTCTCGTAGTCCCCTCGAATCAGCCGCCGGACACGCTGCGCCCGCAGGTAGTACGCATCGTAGTACCCCTGGCTCAGCGCATACGTCCCCAGCATGATCCGCCGCTTCACCTCGGCGCCGAATCCGGCGTCGCGGGTCCGGTCGTACATCCGGCTGAGGGGAGACGCGGTACGGTCTCCCAAGGCGCCGCCGGCGTCGGCCGCGGCGCGCGCGCCGTAGCGCACACCGTCGTAGCGGGCGAGGTTCGAGGAGGCTTCGGCCGGCGCCAGCAGGTAGTAGGCCGGCACGGCATACGCCGCATGCGGCAACTCGATATCGACCAGAACCGCACCCGCCGCCTCGATCGTCTCGAGTGCGCGGTCGAACGCGTCGAGCACGTCCGGATCGAGCCCGGTGTCGGCGTCCTCGAGGAGCCGCCGCGGCACGCCGACCCGCAGATCGTCCGCGCGTCCGGTGAGCGCCGCCGTGTAGCCCTCGGCAGGCCGATCGACGGAGGTCGCATCGTGCAGGTCGCGTCCCGCCAGGACGCCGAGCAGCAGGGCGGCGTCGGCGACGGTCAGCGTGACCGGCCCGATCTGATCGAGGGAAGATGCATAGGCGAGCAGTCCGTAGCGCGACACCCGGCCGTAGGTCGGCTTCAGACCGACGACACCGCAGAACGCCGCCGGCTGGCGGATCGATCCGCCGGTATCGGATCCGATCGCGACGGGACCGCAACCCGCCGCCACCGCCGCCGCCGCGCCGCCGCTCGATCCGCCCGGTGTCCGATCGGCGTCCCACGGGTTGCGCGTCGGCCCGTACGCTGAGTGCTCGGTCGACGATCCCATGGCGAACTCGTCGCAGTTGGTCGAGCCGACGATCACCGCGCCTGCTTTGCGCAGACGCCGGACGACCGTCGCTTCGTAAGGTGGCCGGAAGCCGT
Encoded proteins:
- a CDS encoding polyprenyl synthetase family protein; the encoded protein is MVRAAAREDFGTYAQSARAAIDAELDRLLPIPPACPPLIAEAVRYSIFAGGKRLRPLLTLAAADSVCPAGMAPDDATVLPASCAVEMIHTYSLIHDDLPSMDDDTLRRGRPTAHVVYGEGIAVLAGDALLTEAFGVLARYPAADGPHDDDLRVRKLRTIGRIAQAVGAEGMVGGQAIDLLATGKGAVSLDADGLRTMHAKKTGALIRAAAVAGATLGGGADDAVAAVDAYATHVGLAFQIVDDILDVEGVSEHLGKTKGKDAAADKPTYPALFGIDESRRLAARSVEAACAALDAASLQGHLATIAERVLSRTR
- a CDS encoding exodeoxyribonuclease VII small subunit translates to MDDPTIKDFESALAELETIVQTLEDGQLTLEQSLERFERGITLSRYCHERLEAAEKRIELLNERGELRPAPEGLEAPDAVAAGDDD
- a CDS encoding exodeoxyribonuclease VII large subunit, whose translation is MTERLPFDDAAPAPSIAPAAASRPRRQVLTVSQLTTQIRRKLESAYPTVWVEGELSNVRPWRTGHVYFTLKDGNAQIRGVMFRSAVHTLRFEPEDGLHVVARGRVTVYEPKGEYQLVAEHFEPAGVGARQLAFDQLRQRLEREGLFAAERKRALPMLPRRIGVVTSLDGAALRDILTVLRRRFPTAQVVISPARVQGDGAAAELVGALNRLARVSRLDVVIVGRGGGSTEDLWEFNDERLARAIAACPVPVISAVGHETDFTITDFVADIRAPTPSAAAEIVVARKVDLDGRVARGADRLVQAARDAARRRRDLVERARTSPGMASWPARITLRHRQVEELTDRLGDGARDLISERARQTRVLRQRLDQLDVGVRLARVRAALALAAERLAGAAEGRAASGRRRLERVAAQLAALSPLAVLARGYAVCWNDDRTAIVRRARDVRAGETVRVTLHEGELRCGVREISEGAQHG
- a CDS encoding TIGR00282 family metallophosphoesterase, which produces MASTTLLFIGDIVGKPGRRIIRQAVPPLVVRHGVDLVVANVENAAGGNGITREIAEALRDDGIDVMTSGNHIWDKKEAIHYIDDEPRLLRPANYPDGVPGRGRYVATTGSGVRVGVVNVMGRIFMNALDNPFRVVRDEIAAVRAEGARIVFVDFHAETTSEKQALAWHLDGEVTAVVGTHTHVQTADARILPKGTAYLTDVGMTGPHDSIIGVEPGPAIRRFLDGMPAKFETARGNPRLNAVLVTADDDTGRSRAIERLDLSADDVDALETTPS
- a CDS encoding DNA-directed RNA polymerase subunit omega; the protein is MAKEAVSVDEAAKLPEDEAVALEQPAADDTAASDAAAAGTGAAEDNPELAAEAEPGETAPIESRFLYVDVAAQRAKQLRRGAVPRLADVPAPDLDNPHSAGQRLKLERVAMREVDAGKIVYEVPTDDDTAKAD
- the gatA gene encoding Asp-tRNA(Asn)/Glu-tRNA(Gln) amidotransferase subunit GatA — translated: MTAGPDAGYGPSPAGTAAEIRDAVRSGRRTAVEVCRACLDRIEAEDQRWHAFTAVFRDDALARAAAIDRERDAGEGLDRPLLGVPISIKDVICVQGKLTTAASRILDGFRPPYEATVVRRLRKAGAVIVGSTNCDEFAMGSSTEHSAYGPTRNPWDADRTPGGSSGGAAAAVAAGCGPVAIGSDTGGSIRQPAAFCGVVGLKPTYGRVSRYGLLAYASSLDQIGPVTLTVADAALLLGVLAGRDLHDATSVDRPAEGYTAALTGRADDLRVGVPRRLLEDADTGLDPDVLDAFDRALETIEAAGAVLVDIELPHAAYAVPAYYLLAPAEASSNLARYDGVRYGARAAADAGGALGDRTASPLSRMYDRTRDAGFGAEVKRRIMLGTYALSQGYYDAYYLRAQRVRRLIRGDYETVFDGGDAGAGVHAVAMPTTPTPAFRLGERIEDPLAMYLGDIFTVSANLAGLPAISVPAGLTRARLPVGLQLTGPAFDEATLLRLADVYEKTRPGEPILTPDA